AGTGGGCCATCAGGCAGTCCGGGTCCAGCCGGAGGGCGCCGTCAAATTTCAGGGTGGCGCGCATGTCACCGAAAGTGAGCAGGTGCGTCATCCCCTCCAGCACCAGAATCTGAACGGCGGGAGAGGAGGAGCCTACCATCATCATCTCCACGCCGGGCGGGAGCACGGCAGGCTGGGCCGGAACGCCGGCGCGGAAGACGGCCTCCCGCCAGCCGTTCAGGGACGGACTGCTCATCCAGTACCCGTGTTCCCCGCCCGGAGCGGCAGAACAGCAGCCCGCCAGGGTGGCGGACAGGAGAGCATGGCGGAAGGAGGCTTTCATGTCAGGAGCGGGTTACATTCTGTCCGGAAGCTGGATGCCCAGCAGGCCCAGCCCGTGCTTGAGGGTGCGGGCCGTCAGCTCGCAGAGGGCCAGGCGGGAGTGCCGCACGGCCCCTTCCGATTTCAGGACCGGGCACGCTTCATAGAAGGAATGGAAGGCGCGGGCCAGGTCAAAGAGGTAGGCGGCCAGCACGTTCGGGCGGCAGTCGTCCAGCACCTGGGGCACCACCTCCCCGTAGCGGGCCAGGAGCCGCGCCAGGTGGATTTCCGCATCTTCTGAAAGCTGAATGGGAGCGGACCAGTCCAGCGGGCTGCCGTCCAGCTTGCGGAAGATGGAACGGACGCGCACGTAGGAGTTCTGGAGGTACGGGGCCGTGTCCCCCTGGAGGGCCAGCATTTTGTCCCAGTTGAAGACGTAGTCCGTCATGCGGTTCTGGGAGAGCTCCGCGAACTTCACGGCGCCTATGCCCACGACTTCCGCCACGCGCTTTTTTTCCTCCTCCGGCATGTCCGGGCTCTTTTCCTCCACCACGCGGGCGGCGCGTTCAATGGCTTCATCCAGCACGTCCTGAAGGGAAACGGTATCCCCGGAGCGTGTCTTGAACGGCTTGCGGTCATCCCCCAGGATGGAGCCGAACGCGATGTGGCGGTAGTCCCCGTCCATGCCGCGGCGGCGCTGCGTGGAGAATATCTGGCGGAAATGCAGGGCCTGCGGGGCGCCCACCACATACCAGATGGAATCCGCCCCCCACGTTTTGATGCGGTGGTCCAGCGTCGCGAGGTCCGTGGTGGCGTACAGGAAGCCGCCGTCCGCCTTGCGGATGATGCAGGGGTTGGCGCGCCATTCCCCCTTGTCCTGCACCAGGAAGGGGTCTTCACTGGGCGGTACGGAGCCGTCGGAAAACACGCAGATGGCGCCGTCGCTCTCCCTGGCCATTCCGGCGGCGATCATGCCGTCCACCAGCGGTGCCAGGGCGTCGTTGTAAAAGCTTTCCCCCAGCCAGTAGTCAAAGTGGATGTCAAGCTGGTCGTAGATTTTGGAAAGGCCGGATTTGGAGACTTCCACGCAGCGCTTCCAGATCGCCAGGTTTTCGCCGTCCCCGGCCTGGAGCTTCACCAGCTCCGCCTTGCAGGTATCCAGCAGTTCCGGCTTTTCCTTGCACATCAGGTTCACGTCCTTGTACACCCGCAGCAACTCGTCAATGGGGTTGGCGGCCAGGGCCTGTTCATCCAGAATGTTCTTCCAGCCCCACAGGATCATGCCGAACTGGGTGCCCCAGTCACCGATGTGGTTGTCCGTGATTACGTTGTGCCCCACAAAGCGAGCCACGCGGGAAAGGGCGTCCCCGATGATGGTGGAACGGATGTGGCCCACGTGCATCGGCTTGGCGACGTTGGGCGCGGAGAAGTCAATGACGATCGTTTTGGGGTCCTGCACCTTCTCCACCCCCAGCCGGTCATCCGCCAGCATGGCCAGCAGGCGCGCGGCGTAAAATTCCGGCCTGATGCGGAAGTTGATGAACCCGGGTCCGGCGATTTCCAGGGAACAGACGTCGTCCTGCCCCATCCGGTCCACCACCTGCTGGGCCAGAGCGCGGGGGTTCGTGCGGCACCGCTTGGCAAGCACCATGGCGGCGTTGCTCTGGTAGTCCCCAAACCGCAAATCCGCGGACGGCGTCACACTGGCGCAAAAATCAGCGGGAAGCTCCTCCCCCAACACCGCTTTCAACGCGGCGGACAACTTTTCTTCAAGAATTCCGGGTATGGTCATGTCTGCTCAGATGAACGGACATTCCACCGCCGTAGTCAAGGCGCAACTGTCATGAAGACATACCTTTTAACCAACTACTCAGCCCGTAAATTGCCCGGGATGACCATTGGGACGAATGAGACCGGGGAGACAATTGCTTTTACGCGCTGCCCGTCTTCCTTCTCTGTTTCCGCAGCCGGGTCATCCTTTCCCTTAAGCCGCCCTCCTGCAAAACCGCTCTTACAGTACATCCAGTTGTTTTTTCAATAAAAAACCAGCTTGATGAATCAGACAAACCGCCATATTGGCAAACACTTCATCGTTTCTGGAAAGAGCCAGGTTCAAAAACCATTCCGAATGCTCATACCGCCGGGAAGCCTTCCGCATAAAGAGGGATTCCGGAGAATCCTTTTCCCATAGCCTCAGATTGCGCGTACGCAAATAATCTTCATAGTCCAGCAGAAGTTCTTCCAGACTGGCCCGGGCAACATTGGTCAGCTTGATTTCCGTTTCACGGGAGGTGACGGAAGCCATGCTTCCCTCCGCAATATTCTGCTTGCCGGAACGCGCCGCCTGCACCATCTGGTCAGTGGTACGCGCATCGCGGCTCAAGTAGCGTCTGCAAAAAGCTACCGTCAAATCGTAAATGACCTGAGCTTTGCGGAATGAAAGAAGCTGCCTGTATCCGCCTCCTTTCGGCAATAAACGCCCGTCATCCATTCGTCCCCCCTTCCCGCTCCAGCCCCATCGTCCCATTCAAACGCTTCATCGTTCCATCATACGATGAACAAAGGGAGGGCTCAACTTTTTCCCCCGCCTCCCAGGCGAGCCGGGCGTCCAGCGCCCGAATCCGCCTTTTCCGTCAGCGTGCCTTTGCTAGAAGGAGCGCATTCTGGAAGACTTCAACCAGTCTTCCAGTTTCCTGGAGGCCTTTGCCTCTTTTTCACGTTTCTTTTCCGGCACGGACTTTCCGGAGAAAGCCTTCGCCAGAACCAATGCCAGTTTTCTTTTCATTTTCATTCTATTTTTTCTATAGGGTTTGCTCCCTCCGGAGCGGGAGGCATTCAGGGAGAATCCTCCCTCCCCTTCGGGGAACGCCGCCTACTTACTGTATGCAGGAAGTTTAGTCCACTAGAAAAAAACGCTTCCTTGTCATACTAATTACAATAAGTAAAGCAGGACGCGCAGGCCTTTAATCAAGAGACTTTTCCAGCAGGTCCGCATCCTTGGCCGCAGACGGGTCAAAGGGACGGCCTACCTTCTTCATTTCCATTTCCACCCGCTGGTGTGACGAATTGTCCTCCAGCATGCCGTCCAGGGAGCGTTTCAGGGAAGCCAGGTTGGACGTGTAAAGCTTTTGCCGCGCCGCCGAGCGGGAGGCCAGGACGCCCTGCCGGTCAAACAGGGCCAGCACCGTATAGACGTCTCCGTTTTTGCCTCCGGCAATCAGATTGACGCCAAAGAGGGGGATGTTCCCCAGGAAGTTGTTTTTAGCCTTGCGGTAGCGGTAGGTCCACAGCGTCCCGTTTTTCATGGTGACTGCGTCGGAGGGCTGGCCCAGGACGTCGTAAACGTCCGCCTTGGAGGATTTTCCCGGAACCAGGGCGCCGTATGCCGCCGGGGACGCCACGGATTTGTTGCCGTAGGTGACGGAACAGGCGGAGAGCGCCAGACAAAGGGCGCCCATGAAGGGGAACAGGACGTAACGCATCTGCATGGCGGAAAGGTACGTTGGCGGGGCTTCAAGTCAATCCCGCAGCCCACCATTTCCCGCATGCGCCGGAAATATCCGCGCAGAGGAGATGCCTTCCTCAGGCCTTCCCTTTCTCCCCAAAGTCATATTTTTCCGTTTTCCAGAGGAACATGCGGCGGTAGAGGTGGTATTCCGTCACGCAGAGGATGGGCATGCCGATGGTTCCGATGAAGGGCAGAAGGCGGAAGAGATGGCGGCACAGGTAGAGCACCACCATCAGGAAGCTTTCCCTGAATACGGTCATGTACAGGGAGTACGGGTTGACGAGCGTTCTTTTGTACAGGGAGGAGGCCAGCAGGGGGCCGAGAATGGGAATGACGCCCAGCACCACCACAGCCGCAAAGGTCCATCCCCTGCGCCGGGCAATGTAATCATCATAACGGTCCACGGATTGCTCCCCCTGGAGCACCGCTTTTCCGCAGGCCGGGCAGTTCTGTTCCAGCGTAGGTTCATGGAGCGGCTGCCCGCAGTAGAAGCACCGCCGGTAGCTGCGGAGCACTTCCTCATGCCTTTTCCGCCCGGTGGACGGAATGACGGTGCGCAGCCTGGAGTAACCGATCCAGTTCAGGGCGCGGGGCTTTGGATTGGGCGTGCCGCACTTGGGACAGTGCAGGCCGCACGGGTACATCATGGTGCCGCACTTGGAGCAGAAGATGCGGTGGTCGTATTCCCGGCGGCGGCAAAAAAGGTAGTAGGCCCCCAGGGCCAGGCCGCCCAGCAGGCCCAGGGCGATCACCACCCACGGATACAACAGGCAGTAGGCCACCAGGTATTCCGTCCAGGAATGGTCGGAATGATGGATGAAGGATTCCGGGCCGATGGGATTCTGCGCCACATCCGGAAGCTGGCTTACGTATTTTTCACCCATGTCCCTGAGCGGCCCCGCAGGGATCCATTGTTGTATGGGGATGGGTTCTCTCATGGTCTGGCATGCATGCAGGGTACACCATACAGACAGGATTCACCCCGGTTTCCGTTAAAAAAGCCTGTGCCATCCAGCATAAAACTCTCTTGCCGGAATAGGGAGGTGAAAGTAGGCCATGCCGGGAAATTCCCCCGGGAACCGGGAAGAGGCCCTTTTCATCCGGCGTTTTTCCGTGTAGTATTCCCGCCATGCCGACACTCCGCCAAGCCACCAAAGACGACATCATGCTTATTCATGAACTGGCCGGGCAGGCTTTCCCCGCCACTTACCGGGACCTCCTTTCCCCGGAGCAGATGGAGTTCATGATGGACTGGATGTATTCCCCGGCCAATCTGAAGAAGCAGATGGAGGAGGGGCACGTGTATTTCATCGCCTCCCATGACGGGGAGCACTGCGGCTACCTGTCCGTCCAGCCGGAAGGCCACGGCGTTTTCCATTTGCAGAAGATTTACGTGCTGCCCGGTTTCCAGGGCCTCCACATCGGCAGCTACCTGTTCCGCCAGGCCATCAGCTACATCAGGAGCATTCACCCGGAGCCGTGCCTGATGCGCCTGAACGTCAACCGCTACAATACCCGGGCGGTGGAGTTTTACCAGCGCATGGGCATGCGGGAACTGGAACGCGGGGATTTCCACATCGGCCACGGCTATTACATGACGGATTACATCATGGGGCTGGACATTGCCTGAAACGCCTTTCCCACAGGAACGGGGCGCCGGAGAGGCAGGCGCGGGGAGCGCGCTTCCTTCTTGACACTCAATGCGGCATTCTGCATCATCCATCCTATGAAAACCTTTACTGCCTTCCTTTTGTCCGGAACCATCGCCGCCATGACGGCCCCGGCTTTCATCCAGGCGGCGGACAACGGCAACGGAGCGAAGGTTACCTACCCTTCCTTTGACGACAGCAGCCACCTCCACGGGCCCAAGATCAAGGCTTCCGACCTGAAGGGGAAGGTGGTGTTTTTTGAGTACTGGGGCATCAACTGCCCGCCCTGCATCGCCAGCATGCCGCATTTGCAGGAATTGCAGGATAAGTTCCAGTCCAAGGGCTTTACCGTGGTAGGCAGCCACCGCCAGGGGCCCAGCCCCAGGATCAAGCAGTTTCTGGAGGAAAAGAAGATTACCTTTCCCGTTTACCAGGGGCTGGATATTCCGGCGGCCTCCTGTCCGGGCGGACTGCCGCATGCCGTACTGATCGGGGCCAACGGCAAAGTGGTGGCCAAGGGCCATCCCACCCAGCTTTACGACCTGGTGAAGAGGGAGGTGATGAAGGTGGAACGCGGCCTTCCCATTCTGGAAGGCGTGGAGCTGGACAAGTACAAGTCCCTCGCCAAGACGGTCGTTTCCAACGGCAGCAACATTGAGTCCAAGATCACTCCCCTCCGGAAGAAGACGGACGACGAGGAGGCGCAGGCCGTGTGCAACGCTTTTGACGAATGGCTCGGGGACGCCAAGGAGATGGTCCAGGCCCAGATCCAGTCCAACCCGCTGGAAGCGGTGACGGCCATCACGCGCCTGAAGACGGCGGTTCCCTCCGTCAAGGAGTTTGACGAACCGCTGGCGGTCCTGAAAGCGAACAAGGACCTGCCGAAACTGGCGGACCTCAACAAGAAGATTTCCGCGCTGGAACAGCGGAAGGCGAAAGGCCGCAAGATCTCGGAGTCCGACCTTAAATCCCTGACGCAGGCCGTGGACAAGTTCGCGGAGTCCGACAATGAAGCCACGCAGACCGTCGCGGGCAACCTGAAAAAGAGCCTTTCCTCCCTGGCCGTGCCGGAGTCCCCGGAAGATAAGTAAGTTTTTCCGCCAAACGTTTTTATAAGGCACCAGCAGGCGTTTACGGACGCCTGTTTCTTTTTTCCCCGGAAGTTTTTTTCTTCTTCCCGGACAAGACGTCCGGAGCGGAGAGGACGGAACACGTTTCCCGGACAAAAGAGGAGAGGGCCCGGTCATCATCCAGCTCCGTCATCAGGAAATGAGGCCTGGCTCCGGGATAGGGAGAGCCCTGCTCCTGCTGCGGCAGCCTGTTCAGCCCAGGCTCCGTGATCTTGACGAACAATTGGTTGTCACAGACCAAACCGAAAAACTTCCGGTCACAGTACAGGCCGTATTCCCCAAACATTTTTTTGAAGGAAATATCCCCGGCATGGCGGAGCTGGAAACAAATATATTCTACTACATCAGGGGAAGAGGCCATGCCCCATGTTCTCATACCATCCCCGCCTGCGGCAAGCCGCAAACGCCGGACTGCCGGACTGGAAATCCGCGGTCCCGCAGCCGGAGCCGCGCGCCTTTTTCCGGGGCAGGCGCAGGAGCGGGAGGAAAGGCGGCTTTTACCCGTTCACGCGTCTTTTTTCCGGATGCCCGGAAATCCGGCGGCGGTTCTAATAATCATTGACACTGACGGCTAAAAACGCCATTAAACACGCCGAAGCAACGGGGAATTCCGTGAGAACCGGAAACAGTCGCGCTGCGGTATCGGGTTACAAACCCTCAAGGGACGCTTTTCACCGGGCGTTTCATCAGCCAGTCCTCCCATTCCGGAGGGTGAAGGCGAGGGGGAGGTTGGAGACCCGGAGTCCGAATATCCTTGCTCCGGTTCACCATACCTTATCAACGCATGATTGAAACATCCTCTTACGTGCCGGGGGCGTTCCTGCCCCTTTCCTCCGTTTTTCTTGCAGGCCTCACCCTGTTTTCCCTGCCCGTGCTTTCCGCCGCCCCATGCGGGACGGAAGCCTCTCCCGCCCCGGCGGAACAGGCGGCTCCGTCACAGCAGGAAGGGCTTCTTCTCGTCGCCTTCGGGACCAGCCACCAGGATGCCACCGTCTCCTATAAGGAGCTGGAAAAGGACATGCTGCCCCATTTTTCCCCAGACCGCCTGAAGTGGAGCTATACTTCAAGCATCATCCGCAGGAAGCTTGCCGGACGCGGAACCCCGGTCCCCTCCGTGGAGGAGAATCTGGACCGCATGGCCCGCGCGGGCATACGCACGCTGCGCGTCCAGTCCCTCCACATCGCCCCCGGAGAGGAATTTTCCCGGATGGAAAGGCAGATCGTCAGTTTCCTGGCGCGCCATCCGGATAGCTTTGACCACGTGTTCATCGGCCGCCCCCTGCTGGAAAGCGAGCGGGACAGGGACGAGGCGGTCACGGCCTTGTTACAGCATTTCCCCGCGGAACGGAAGAAGGGTGAAGCCATCCTGCTCATGGGGCACGGCCAGCAGGAAGGCCGCTGCGACATGGTGCTTTCCGATTTTGCCCGCGAGTTGAATGACCGCGACAGCCTGGCGTTTTTCGCCACCGTGGAAGGTACGCGCGGCGTGGCCCCCATTCTGGAACAGCTCAAGAAATCCGGCGCAAAAACGGTCTGGCTGGCCCCTTTCATGCTGGTGGCCGGAGATCATGCCAAAAACGACCTGGGCGGGGACGAGGAGGATTCCTGGGCCTCCATGCTCAGGAGGGAGGGGTTCACCGTTAAAACGCACCTGAAGGGCCTGGGGGAAAACCCGGGCATCCGCGCCGTTTTCTCCCGCCATGCCCGGACCACGGCGGACGACCTCATGGCTCCCAAGAAAGCGCACTGACATGTCCACCCCCGGAAAATTTTACGGCGTGGGCATAGGCCCCGGCAATCTGGAATACCTGACGCTGAGGGCCGTCAACGTGTTCCGGTCCGTGGACGTGGTGTTTACCGTGACGGGCCCCAACAGCGATTTCAGCATTTCCGAAGCGGTGGTGCGGTCCGTGGGCGGCGTGAAGGCCCAATTCCACAAGCTGGTTTTCAGTATGTCCCGCGACGCCAGAACCCGGCAGGAGCAGATTGAAAAGAATACGGCCATTATTGAGGAGTCCCTTTCCCGCGGCCAGGACTGCGCCTTTGCCACGCTGGGGGACGCCATGACGTACAGCACCCTGGGCTATATTCTGAGCCTCCTGATCAGCCGTAATCCGGACCTGCGCACGGAAGTGGTTCCGGGGATCACCTCCTATTGCACCCTGGCGGCCCACAGCCGCCGGATCCTGGTGGAGAACGGGGAACGGCTCCGGGTTATTCCCGCCTTCAGGCCGGAGATGGCGGATTCCCTGGAGTTCCCTCCCGGAACCACCACCGTTCTCATGAAGACCTACCGCAGCCGCGCGCGCCTGATGGAGCGCATCCGGCGGGAGAAGGATATCCGCGTTATTTACGGGGAAAGACTGGGCATGCCCGACGAGTTTATTACGGACGATATTGACGTCATCGCCGCCAGGCCGGAAGAATACCTTTCCCTGATGTTCGTCAAGAAGGCATGAACGGCACCAGGCACTCCCGCACCTATCCCTGGCGCCAGCCTCTCCGCTGGCTCTGGCTGGCGCTGGCGCTGGCGGCCTCCGGAGTCATGGTGGTGAAGATGCCCGCGGGCATGGGCGCCTCCGCGCCCGGAAAGTCCCGCATGACCATGAAGCCTGCCGCGGAGGCTCCCGCGGAAACGCGCGGGGAAGGAAAGGGACAGGAAGAAGGCTCTGCTGCCAGCCCGTCCCCGGCTCCCAAAAAGCGCCATCATTCCCGGAGCGCGCAGGCTCCGGAAACAGGCGCGGAGAAAATCCTGGCGCGCCTGCCCCAGATAGGCAGCCTGATCGGCCTGGTGGCCCTGGCGGCCTTCATCGGCGGGATTGCAGAAATCTTCCGCTTTCATTTTGCCCTGGGCAAGCTGTTCGGCGGGCTGGCCCGCTGGGCCCACCTGCCGGAAATCATCAGCCTGTCCATCCCCACGGCCCTTTATTCCAACGCCGCGGCCAACGGCATGCTGGTGAGCAGCCATGCGGAAGGCAAAATCACCCATTCCAACCTGATTGCAGGCGGCATGATGAACAGCTATCTGTCCTTCGTCTCCCATTCCCTGCGGGTGGCATACCCCGTCATCGGCGCGGTGGGGCTGCCCGCCATCTGCTACTTCGGCTGGCAGATGGGCTTCGGCTTCCTGTTCATTGCGGGCGTGCTGTTCCTCCACCGCAGGAAAAGCCCCGCCGCCGTTCCGGAGGCCGCGGCTTCCGGTGAGGCCCCCGCCGCCGGGCGCCCCTCCCCGGAATGGCGCCAATCCCTGCGCCAGACGTGCCTGCGGGTGCTCGCGCTCGTTTTCCGCATGCTCTGCCTGACGGTTCCCCTGATGATCGGCGTGGAGTGGCTGATGAAAAACGGCCTGTTTTCCTGGTGGGAGGAACACGTGCCGGACTGGGTCAACCGCATTTTTCCCGCGGAGCTCATGAGCATTGTGGCTGCGCAGATGGGCGGCCTGGTCCAGGCCGCAGGGGTGGCCGCCAACCTCCGCAGCCACGGCATGGTTACCTCCTCCCAGATTTTGCTGGCCATGCTGGTAGCCAGCGCCATCGGCAACCCCATCCGCGCCCTGCGGCGCAACCTTCCCTCCGCCATGGGCATTTTCCCCGCGCGGGACGCCTTGACGATCGTGCTCGTCATGCAGCTTTCCCGCATGATCGGTGCCATTCTTCTGATTGCCCTGACGGGCCTTTTCATCCATTATACCCATTGACGCCTCATGACCGCCGCACCTGAAATCCGCTGGGACATGTCCCCCGCCGCCATTGAGGCGGAAAGCTTTGCCGCCATTGAACGGGAGTTCCAGGGCTGGGAAGAGCTGCCGCCCGCGGAATGGAAGGTCATGCGCAGGCTCATCCACACCACGGCGGACCTCTCCATTGCCGCGGGCCTGGCTTTCCGCCATGACCCCATTCCCTCCGCCCTGGCGGCCCTCCGCAGCCACTGCCCCATTTTCTGTGATTCCAACATGATCCGGGCCGGGCTTTCCGTGGAACGCCTGAGGCGCGCCCACCCCGGTTACGGCAAGGAGGATATCCATTGCTACATTGCGGACGCGGACATCGCCGCGCAGGCCAGGGTCACTGGAAGGACGCGCGCCATCTGCGCCGCGGAAAAGGCGCGCCCCATCCTGGACGGAGCCGTCGTCCTCATCGGGAACGCCCCCCTTTCCCTGGCCCGCATCTCCCGGTATGTGCTGGAGGAGGGCATCAGGCCCGCCCTGATCGTAGGCATGCCGGTGGGGTTCGTCAACGTGGTGGAATCCAAATTGCTGGCGGGGACCTGCCCTGTTCCCCAGATCGTTCTGGACGGGCGGCGCGGCGGCAGTGCCCTGGCCGTCACCACCCTGCACGCCATTCTGGAAAACCTGCCTGCCGCCTGATTTTTCCGCATTCATCCCCATCCGCCGAGTTCCGTTCCATGTCCACCCCCCTCCGCCAGCCGCTCC
This DNA window, taken from Akkermansia muciniphila, encodes the following:
- a CDS encoding precorrin-2 C(20)-methyltransferase, whose product is MSTPGKFYGVGIGPGNLEYLTLRAVNVFRSVDVVFTVTGPNSDFSISEAVVRSVGGVKAQFHKLVFSMSRDARTRQEQIEKNTAIIEESLSRGQDCAFATLGDAMTYSTLGYILSLLISRNPDLRTEVVPGITSYCTLAAHSRRILVENGERLRVIPAFRPEMADSLEFPPGTTTVLMKTYRSRARLMERIRREKDIRVIYGERLGMPDEFITDDIDVIAARPEEYLSLMFVKKA
- a CDS encoding TlpA disulfide reductase family protein yields the protein MKTFTAFLLSGTIAAMTAPAFIQAADNGNGAKVTYPSFDDSSHLHGPKIKASDLKGKVVFFEYWGINCPPCIASMPHLQELQDKFQSKGFTVVGSHRQGPSPRIKQFLEEKKITFPVYQGLDIPAASCPGGLPHAVLIGANGKVVAKGHPTQLYDLVKREVMKVERGLPILEGVELDKYKSLAKTVVSNGSNIESKITPLRKKTDDEEAQAVCNAFDEWLGDAKEMVQAQIQSNPLEAVTAITRLKTAVPSVKEFDEPLAVLKANKDLPKLADLNKKISALEQRKAKGRKISESDLKSLTQAVDKFAESDNEATQTVAGNLKKSLSSLAVPESPEDK
- a CDS encoding precorrin-8X methylmutase; translation: MTAAPEIRWDMSPAAIEAESFAAIEREFQGWEELPPAEWKVMRRLIHTTADLSIAAGLAFRHDPIPSALAALRSHCPIFCDSNMIRAGLSVERLRRAHPGYGKEDIHCYIADADIAAQARVTGRTRAICAAEKARPILDGAVVLIGNAPLSLARISRYVLEEGIRPALIVGMPVGFVNVVESKLLAGTCPVPQIVLDGRRGGSALAVTTLHAILENLPAA
- a CDS encoding sirohydrochlorin cobaltochelatase produces the protein MIETSSYVPGAFLPLSSVFLAGLTLFSLPVLSAAPCGTEASPAPAEQAAPSQQEGLLLVAFGTSHQDATVSYKELEKDMLPHFSPDRLKWSYTSSIIRRKLAGRGTPVPSVEENLDRMARAGIRTLRVQSLHIAPGEEFSRMERQIVSFLARHPDSFDHVFIGRPLLESERDRDEAVTALLQHFPAERKKGEAILLMGHGQQEGRCDMVLSDFARELNDRDSLAFFATVEGTRGVAPILEQLKKSGAKTVWLAPFMLVAGDHAKNDLGGDEEDSWASMLRREGFTVKTHLKGLGENPGIRAVFSRHARTTADDLMAPKKAH
- a CDS encoding four helix bundle protein — its product is MSRDARTTDQMVQAARSGKQNIAEGSMASVTSRETEIKLTNVARASLEELLLDYEDYLRTRNLRLWEKDSPESLFMRKASRRYEHSEWFLNLALSRNDEVFANMAVCLIHQAGFLLKKQLDVL
- a CDS encoding GNAT family N-acetyltransferase, encoding MPTLRQATKDDIMLIHELAGQAFPATYRDLLSPEQMEFMMDWMYSPANLKKQMEEGHVYFIASHDGEHCGYLSVQPEGHGVFHLQKIYVLPGFQGLHIGSYLFRQAISYIRSIHPEPCLMRLNVNRYNTRAVEFYQRMGMRELERGDFHIGHGYYMTDYIMGLDIA
- the argS gene encoding arginine--tRNA ligase; the protein is MTIPGILEEKLSAALKAVLGEELPADFCASVTPSADLRFGDYQSNAAMVLAKRCRTNPRALAQQVVDRMGQDDVCSLEIAGPGFINFRIRPEFYAARLLAMLADDRLGVEKVQDPKTIVIDFSAPNVAKPMHVGHIRSTIIGDALSRVARFVGHNVITDNHIGDWGTQFGMILWGWKNILDEQALAANPIDELLRVYKDVNLMCKEKPELLDTCKAELVKLQAGDGENLAIWKRCVEVSKSGLSKIYDQLDIHFDYWLGESFYNDALAPLVDGMIAAGMARESDGAICVFSDGSVPPSEDPFLVQDKGEWRANPCIIRKADGGFLYATTDLATLDHRIKTWGADSIWYVVGAPQALHFRQIFSTQRRRGMDGDYRHIAFGSILGDDRKPFKTRSGDTVSLQDVLDEAIERAARVVEEKSPDMPEEEKKRVAEVVGIGAVKFAELSQNRMTDYVFNWDKMLALQGDTAPYLQNSYVRVRSIFRKLDGSPLDWSAPIQLSEDAEIHLARLLARYGEVVPQVLDDCRPNVLAAYLFDLARAFHSFYEACPVLKSEGAVRHSRLALCELTARTLKHGLGLLGIQLPDRM
- a CDS encoding TfoX/Sxy family protein, with translation MASSPDVVEYICFQLRHAGDISFKKMFGEYGLYCDRKFFGLVCDNQLFVKITEPGLNRLPQQEQGSPYPGARPHFLMTELDDDRALSSFVRETCSVLSAPDVLSGKKKKTSGEKRNRRP